Proteins encoded by one window of Nocardioides euryhalodurans:
- a CDS encoding alpha/beta hydrolase yields the protein MTHQHAPTLTEYASPPVPTGLVLMLHGGKDRGHEVVDERSASWRRSAAMARSISGDLGEAGAAVWLLRYRHRGWNGGAGPVDDARWALQQVRERLGDLPVVLLGHSMGARTSAAVADDPLVRGVVALAPWFPGGESVAPLAGKRLVAAHGSRDHITSPRATRAFVERAGDVGAEATYVDMGRVGHYMLRRIGRWNEVARERSLELLG from the coding sequence GTGACCCATCAGCACGCCCCGACGCTGACCGAGTACGCCTCACCCCCTGTCCCGACCGGCCTGGTGCTGATGCTCCACGGCGGCAAGGACCGCGGGCACGAGGTCGTCGACGAGCGCAGCGCCTCCTGGCGGCGCTCCGCGGCGATGGCCCGGTCGATCTCCGGCGACCTCGGCGAGGCGGGGGCCGCCGTCTGGCTGCTCCGCTACCGCCACCGCGGCTGGAACGGCGGCGCCGGCCCGGTCGACGACGCCCGCTGGGCGCTCCAGCAGGTACGGGAGCGGCTCGGGGACCTTCCCGTCGTGCTGCTGGGCCACTCGATGGGCGCGCGCACCTCCGCCGCCGTCGCGGACGACCCGCTGGTCCGCGGGGTGGTCGCGCTCGCCCCCTGGTTCCCGGGGGGTGAGTCCGTCGCCCCGTTGGCGGGCAAGCGGCTCGTCGCCGCCCACGGCAGCCGCGACCACATCACCTCCCCGCGAGCCACCCGCGCCTTCGTCGAGCGCGCCGGCGACGTCGGCGCCGAGGCGACGTACGTCGACATGGGGCGGGTCGGTCACTACATGCTGCGTCGGATCGGGCGCTGGAACGAGGTCGCGCGGGAGCGGTCGTTGGAGCTGCTGGGCTGA
- the ligA gene encoding NAD-dependent DNA ligase LigA has translation MSDGSGRIGTMTTSEAAAPDAPSAAAREQHQQLAEAIEEARWRYYVLDDPTLSDADFDVRMRELEALEERFPELRTPDSPTQKVGGAVSTEFTAVDHLQRMESLDNAFSFEELESWHARMARDGVTDPALLCELKVDGLAINLLYEKGRLVRALTRGDGRTGEDVTPNVKTIDSVPHRLRAADGFPVPDLLEVRGEVFLPVAAFERLNEAMTDAGKPVFANPRNAAAGSLRQKDPRVTATRALGMVCHGIGQRRGFEPKAQSHAYEALAAWGLPTSEQVRVVPTLEDVKAFVDHAGEQRHSLVPYEIDGVVVKVDDVSLQRRLGSTSRAPRWAIAFKYPPEEVNARLISIEVNTGRTGRVTPFGVMEPTRVAGSTVERATLHNAHEVKRKDVRPGDTVVLRKAGDVIPEIVGPVLPLRPEGLAEWVMPTECPSCGTTLAQQKEGDKDLRCPNHRKCPAQLLDRVFHVAGRGAFDIEGLGSEAAHALLEAGVIEDEGDVFDLDEARLLRTELFTRAAKKTEVERATDGRVLSANGERLLSLLDRAKDVPLWRVVVALSIRHVGPTAARALATRFGSLQEIRDADEELLADTEGVGPTIAAAVREWFDGDQSDWHVAIVDKWAAAGVRMADERDESIARTLEGLTIVATGSLEDFTRDSVKEAIISRGGKASGSVSKKTDYVVVGDNAGSKADKAEQLGVPTLDEAAFKRLLEGGPDAV, from the coding sequence CTGTCAGATGGGTCAGGCAGGATAGGCACCATGACGACGTCCGAGGCAGCTGCTCCCGACGCCCCGTCCGCGGCCGCGCGCGAGCAGCACCAGCAGCTGGCCGAGGCGATCGAGGAGGCGCGCTGGCGCTACTACGTCCTCGACGACCCCACCCTCTCCGACGCCGACTTCGACGTCCGGATGCGCGAGCTCGAGGCCCTCGAGGAGAGGTTCCCCGAGCTGCGGACCCCCGACTCGCCGACCCAGAAGGTCGGGGGAGCCGTCTCGACCGAGTTCACCGCCGTCGACCACCTCCAGCGCATGGAGTCGCTCGACAACGCGTTCTCGTTCGAGGAGCTCGAGTCGTGGCACGCCCGGATGGCCCGCGACGGCGTCACCGACCCCGCCTTGCTCTGCGAGCTGAAGGTCGACGGACTGGCGATCAACCTCCTCTACGAGAAGGGCCGACTCGTCCGCGCGCTGACCCGGGGCGACGGCCGGACGGGCGAGGACGTCACCCCCAACGTCAAGACCATCGACTCGGTGCCCCACCGGCTCCGCGCCGCCGACGGGTTCCCCGTCCCCGACCTGCTCGAGGTGCGGGGCGAGGTCTTCCTGCCGGTGGCGGCGTTCGAGCGGCTCAACGAGGCGATGACCGACGCCGGCAAGCCGGTCTTCGCCAACCCGCGCAACGCCGCGGCCGGCTCACTGCGCCAGAAGGACCCGCGGGTCACCGCCACCCGCGCGCTGGGGATGGTGTGCCACGGGATCGGCCAGCGTCGGGGCTTCGAACCGAAGGCGCAGTCCCACGCCTACGAGGCGCTCGCCGCCTGGGGGCTGCCGACCAGCGAGCAGGTCCGGGTCGTGCCGACGCTCGAGGACGTGAAGGCCTTCGTCGACCACGCCGGCGAGCAGCGACACTCGCTCGTCCCGTACGAGATCGACGGCGTCGTCGTGAAGGTCGACGACGTCTCCCTGCAGCGTCGGCTGGGCTCGACCAGCCGGGCCCCCCGCTGGGCGATCGCGTTCAAGTACCCGCCCGAGGAGGTCAACGCCAGGCTGATCTCGATCGAGGTCAACACCGGCCGCACCGGCCGGGTGACGCCCTTCGGCGTGATGGAGCCGACCCGGGTGGCCGGCTCGACGGTGGAGCGGGCGACCCTCCACAACGCCCACGAGGTCAAGCGCAAGGACGTGCGCCCCGGTGACACGGTCGTGCTCCGCAAGGCGGGAGACGTCATCCCCGAGATCGTCGGCCCCGTGCTCCCGCTGCGGCCGGAGGGTCTGGCCGAGTGGGTGATGCCGACCGAGTGCCCGTCGTGCGGCACCACGCTCGCCCAACAGAAGGAGGGCGACAAGGACCTTCGCTGCCCCAACCACCGCAAGTGCCCGGCCCAGCTGCTCGACCGGGTCTTCCACGTCGCCGGCCGGGGCGCCTTCGACATCGAGGGCCTCGGCAGCGAGGCCGCCCACGCGCTGCTGGAGGCCGGCGTCATCGAGGACGAGGGCGACGTCTTCGACCTCGACGAGGCCAGGCTGCTGCGCACCGAGCTGTTCACGCGGGCCGCCAAGAAGACCGAGGTCGAGCGGGCGACCGACGGGCGGGTGCTGTCGGCCAACGGGGAGCGGCTGCTCTCCCTGCTCGACCGCGCCAAGGACGTCCCGCTGTGGCGGGTGGTCGTGGCGCTCTCGATCCGTCACGTCGGCCCCACCGCGGCCCGGGCGCTGGCGACCCGGTTCGGGTCGCTGCAGGAGATCCGCGACGCCGACGAGGAGCTGCTCGCCGACACCGAGGGCGTCGGCCCGACGATCGCCGCCGCGGTGCGTGAGTGGTTCGACGGCGACCAGTCCGACTGGCACGTCGCCATCGTCGACAAGTGGGCCGCCGCCGGCGTACGCATGGCCGACGAGCGCGACGAGTCGATCGCGCGCACCCTCGAGGGGCTGACGATCGTCGCGACCGGGTCGCTCGAGGACTTCACCCGCGACTCGGTCAAGGAGGCGATCATCAGCCGGGGTGGCAAGGCCTCCGGATCGGTGTCGAAGAAGACCGACTACGTCGTGGTCGGTGACAACGCCGGCTCCAAGGCCGACAAGGCCGAGCAGCTCGGCGTCCCGACGCTCGACGAAGCCGCCTTCAAGAGGTTGCTCGAGGGCGGCCCCGACGCGGTCTAG
- a CDS encoding SigE family RNA polymerase sigma factor has product MTRSPTDAEFDELVHGSWASLYRTAYLIVGDHGLAEDLVQTALTKTYASWSRVRDVRAAPGYARTTLVNTAASWIRKRSWRRELPTETLDDARPDGRPGDPSLRPSVLQALDRLAPRQRAVIVLRYYEDLSVAQTARALGCSEGTVKSQTHDALALLRTELGDAVIPSTAGRSS; this is encoded by the coding sequence ATGACCCGGTCCCCCACGGACGCGGAGTTCGACGAGCTGGTGCACGGCAGCTGGGCGTCGCTCTACCGCACGGCGTACCTCATCGTCGGCGACCACGGCCTGGCCGAGGACCTCGTCCAGACGGCCCTCACCAAGACCTACGCGTCCTGGTCGAGGGTCAGGGACGTGCGCGCCGCCCCGGGATACGCCCGCACCACGCTGGTCAACACCGCCGCCAGCTGGATCCGCAAGCGCTCGTGGCGTCGCGAGCTCCCGACCGAGACCCTCGACGACGCCCGCCCCGACGGTCGCCCCGGCGACCCGAGCCTGCGCCCCAGCGTGCTGCAGGCGCTCGACCGGCTCGCACCCCGCCAGCGGGCGGTGATCGTGCTCCGCTACTACGAGGACCTGTCCGTCGCGCAGACCGCACGGGCGCTCGGGTGCTCCGAGGGGACCGTGAAGTCCCAGACCCACGACGCGCTGGCGCTGCTCCGCACGGAGCTCGGCGACGCCGTCATCCCGTCCACCGCAGGGAGGTCGTCATGA
- a CDS encoding SGNH/GDSL hydrolase family protein, which yields MHLRGPSLTGAVLAAALLLGGCSDSGSGAAAPPDPAPSSEPTDPPQPALSYVALGDSFTAAPGIPETDTSDGCLRSSRNYPALVAEALESDRDVTLADRSCSAADTTSLAGPQEIGREALPPQLDALDRDTDLVTLSMGGNDFGVFLQLVGGCVSLSQQDPAGSPCADAAGRQGDLLTTTQQEIEQRLVTAVREIQSRAPRAQVLLVGYPQLAPAAGECPDLLPLASGDLPFARTVNKTLTDNLARAAERTGTTYVDVWSASAGHDICADAPWVNGQVGQQGGAIPFHPLPAGQQGVADLVVAAVEK from the coding sequence ATGCACCTGCGCGGACCCTCGCTGACCGGTGCCGTCCTGGCGGCGGCCCTGCTGCTCGGCGGCTGCAGCGACTCCGGCTCCGGGGCCGCCGCTCCTCCCGACCCCGCGCCGTCGTCCGAACCGACGGACCCGCCCCAGCCCGCGCTGTCGTACGTCGCCCTGGGCGACTCGTTCACCGCGGCGCCCGGGATCCCGGAGACCGACACCTCGGACGGCTGCCTGCGCTCGTCCCGCAACTACCCCGCGCTCGTCGCCGAGGCGCTCGAGTCCGACCGCGACGTCACGCTCGCCGACCGCAGCTGCAGCGCGGCGGACACCACCAGCCTCGCCGGGCCCCAGGAGATCGGGCGGGAGGCGCTGCCGCCCCAGCTCGACGCGCTGGATCGCGACACCGACCTGGTCACGCTCTCGATGGGTGGCAACGACTTCGGGGTGTTCCTGCAGCTCGTCGGCGGCTGCGTGAGCCTCTCGCAGCAGGACCCGGCCGGGTCGCCCTGCGCCGACGCGGCGGGCCGGCAGGGTGACCTGCTGACCACGACCCAGCAGGAGATCGAGCAGCGACTGGTCACGGCGGTGCGCGAGATCCAGTCCCGGGCACCGCGCGCCCAGGTGCTGCTGGTCGGCTACCCGCAGCTGGCACCCGCCGCCGGCGAGTGCCCCGACCTGCTCCCGCTCGCCAGCGGCGACCTACCCTTCGCGAGGACGGTCAACAAGACGCTCACCGACAACCTCGCGCGAGCCGCCGAGCGCACCGGGACGACGTACGTCGACGTCTGGTCGGCCTCCGCCGGGCACGACATCTGTGCGGACGCGCCGTGGGTCAACGGCCAGGTAGGTCAGCAGGGTGGCGCGATCCCCTTCCACCCGCTCCCGGCCGGCCAGCAGGGCGTGGCCGACCTGGTGGTCGCGGCCGTCGAGAAATGA
- a CDS encoding cobalamin B12-binding domain-containing protein, translating to MTLTASLVPAADHYWSTLVRNDAEAAYAVIDGILDAGVDPAVALDIVVHTQQRIGESWAANDWTVGQEHAATAISEEVVSRVWEDLPEPTPGPRPLLVCCAEREFHSLAAQVVAASLRAWDRPTEFLGPNTHRERLVQHVEETRPSVVLVSASLSSSLTRVARQIAAVTATGTPVLAGGAAFDANGARAHRLGATAYAPDARAAFDLLDRLPDVVIPPPSPHDEEAQRLTTMADTLAREVLDATEGSLGAGADALTPDHWRVVLATFTPHLVASVAGGVLTEDPTVPVAARQWLDGVLQRRGAPDHVTDLLWEQLRGRLQEYPASRALLG from the coding sequence ATGACCCTCACCGCATCGCTGGTCCCCGCCGCCGACCACTACTGGTCAACGCTGGTCCGCAACGACGCGGAGGCGGCGTACGCCGTGATCGACGGCATCCTCGACGCCGGCGTCGACCCTGCCGTCGCCCTCGACATCGTCGTCCACACCCAGCAGCGGATCGGTGAGTCCTGGGCCGCCAACGACTGGACGGTCGGCCAGGAGCACGCGGCCACGGCCATCAGCGAGGAGGTCGTCTCGCGCGTCTGGGAGGACCTGCCCGAACCCACGCCGGGCCCCCGCCCGCTGCTGGTGTGCTGCGCCGAGCGGGAGTTCCACAGCCTGGCCGCCCAGGTGGTGGCCGCCTCGCTCCGTGCCTGGGACCGGCCCACCGAGTTCCTGGGCCCGAACACCCACCGCGAGCGGCTGGTCCAGCACGTCGAGGAGACCCGCCCCTCCGTAGTCCTGGTCAGCGCCTCCCTGTCGTCGTCGCTGACCCGCGTGGCGCGCCAGATCGCCGCGGTCACCGCGACCGGTACGCCGGTGCTGGCCGGCGGTGCCGCCTTCGACGCCAACGGCGCCCGCGCCCACCGGCTCGGCGCGACGGCGTACGCCCCCGACGCCCGCGCGGCCTTCGACCTCCTCGACCGGCTGCCCGACGTCGTCATCCCGCCGCCGTCGCCCCACGACGAGGAGGCGCAGCGGCTCACGACCATGGCCGACACCCTGGCGCGCGAGGTGCTCGACGCCACGGAGGGTTCTCTCGGTGCCGGCGCAGACGCCCTCACGCCCGACCACTGGCGGGTGGTGCTGGCCACCTTCACACCCCACCTGGTCGCGTCGGTGGCAGGCGGCGTGCTCACCGAGGACCCGACCGTCCCGGTGGCGGCCCGGCAGTGGCTCGACGGGGTGCTGCAGCGACGCGGGGCGCCCGACCACGTCACCGACCTGCTCTGGGAGCAGCTCCGCGGCCGCCTGCAGGAGTACCCCGCCTCGCGGGCCCTGCTGGGCTGA
- a CDS encoding acyltransferase family protein produces the protein MSWSYRPALDGLRTLAVYSVLLFHTGHAWASGGFIGVDLFFVLSGFLVTSVIVSEIDRTGTLQLGRFYARRVRRLLPAAAVVIVATCAVFVLVAGLSTRVTLVRDAQSALLYVVNWHFLGQAEGGYFATDIEKSPFLHFWSLAIEEQYYLVFPALLLLLTRVGRRWIPRVLVVLLLASVASQLFWAQVDADHAYYGTDARLYQLLAGSVLALGLHRLARPGVRVPWGPVAGAALVAFVVLSSGLVPLSPSVRGLVATVVAVALVAALMLADDSPVARLCSRRVPVFLGKISYGTYLWHWPVILVLQEVLATSPRVVAVLTVALSTGLAAASYEVLEMPIRKSSTLDRLSWTPAVVGVAASAVLAVTVVPTLLEADRRPVLASSQEGVGDTLTERPVQVPTDVDWEQVTNDYGDVGWCTAEDPEACTVAEGSGPHVLLLGDSQAQSLVPMFERLAEEQDLTLSLNVVEGCLWQEELLNSKSSEEEKQNCEDARVGWYDEVLPVLDPDVVVIMSRPRDDRTWRGVVQRRDGAEQPLSRMTLQASRATLGKISDIVPSTLLVERLVMPETFDPAQCLTTSPDAAECAAPVPVGGSSSDGYFQTESARSPRIHTVDLNPAFCPDAPVCLPVVDDEVVWRDDHHVTARYALSRRDQVWRILRGTGAFG, from the coding sequence ATGTCGTGGTCCTACCGCCCCGCACTCGACGGGCTCCGGACCCTGGCGGTCTACAGCGTGCTGCTCTTCCACACCGGCCATGCGTGGGCGTCCGGGGGCTTCATCGGCGTCGACCTGTTCTTCGTGCTCTCCGGGTTCCTCGTGACGAGCGTGATCGTCAGCGAGATCGACCGCACCGGAACGCTGCAGCTGGGCCGGTTCTACGCCCGCCGCGTCCGTCGGCTCCTCCCGGCCGCCGCCGTCGTGATCGTCGCCACCTGTGCGGTCTTCGTCCTCGTCGCCGGCCTGTCCACCCGCGTCACGCTGGTCCGCGACGCGCAGAGCGCCCTGCTCTACGTCGTCAACTGGCACTTCCTCGGCCAGGCGGAGGGCGGCTACTTCGCCACCGACATCGAGAAGAGCCCGTTCCTGCACTTCTGGTCCCTGGCCATCGAGGAGCAGTACTACCTCGTCTTCCCGGCGCTGCTGCTCCTGCTCACCCGCGTCGGACGTCGGTGGATCCCCCGCGTCCTGGTGGTGCTGCTGCTGGCCTCGGTCGCCTCGCAGCTCTTCTGGGCGCAGGTCGACGCCGACCACGCCTACTACGGCACCGACGCGCGCCTCTACCAGCTGCTCGCGGGGTCGGTGCTTGCGCTGGGGCTCCACCGGCTCGCCCGTCCCGGCGTACGGGTCCCGTGGGGCCCGGTCGCCGGGGCCGCGCTGGTCGCCTTCGTCGTGCTCAGCAGCGGGCTCGTCCCGCTTTCGCCGTCGGTCCGAGGCCTGGTCGCCACCGTCGTCGCGGTCGCCCTCGTCGCGGCACTGATGCTCGCCGACGACAGCCCGGTCGCGCGGCTGTGCTCCCGACGGGTGCCCGTCTTCCTCGGCAAGATCTCCTACGGCACCTACCTGTGGCACTGGCCGGTGATCCTGGTGCTGCAGGAGGTGCTGGCGACCAGCCCCCGGGTCGTCGCCGTCCTCACCGTCGCGCTGAGCACCGGCCTCGCGGCGGCGTCGTACGAGGTGCTGGAGATGCCGATCAGGAAGTCCTCCACCCTCGACCGGCTGAGCTGGACCCCGGCGGTGGTGGGCGTGGCGGCCAGCGCCGTGCTGGCGGTCACCGTCGTGCCCACGCTGCTCGAGGCCGACAGGCGGCCGGTCCTGGCCAGCAGCCAGGAGGGCGTCGGCGACACGCTCACCGAGCGCCCGGTCCAGGTCCCCACGGACGTCGACTGGGAGCAGGTCACCAACGACTACGGTGACGTCGGCTGGTGCACCGCGGAGGACCCCGAGGCGTGCACGGTCGCGGAGGGGTCCGGCCCCCACGTGCTGCTGCTGGGGGACAGCCAGGCGCAGTCCCTGGTCCCGATGTTCGAGCGCCTCGCGGAGGAGCAGGACCTCACGCTCTCGCTGAACGTCGTCGAGGGCTGCCTCTGGCAGGAGGAGCTGCTCAACAGCAAGTCCTCCGAGGAGGAGAAGCAGAACTGCGAGGACGCCCGGGTGGGCTGGTACGACGAGGTCCTGCCGGTCCTCGATCCCGACGTCGTCGTCATCATGTCCCGTCCCCGCGACGACCGGACGTGGCGCGGGGTCGTGCAACGCCGCGACGGCGCCGAGCAGCCCCTGTCCCGGATGACGCTGCAGGCCTCCCGTGCCACGCTCGGCAAGATCTCCGACATCGTGCCCAGCACGCTGCTCGTCGAGCGTCTGGTCATGCCGGAGACCTTCGACCCCGCGCAGTGCCTGACGACCTCGCCCGACGCCGCGGAGTGCGCCGCTCCCGTGCCGGTCGGCGGCTCCTCGAGCGACGGCTACTTCCAGACGGAGTCGGCCAGGTCGCCGCGCATCCACACCGTGGACCTCAACCCGGCCTTCTGTCCGGACGCACCGGTCTGCCTGCCGGTCGTCGACGACGAGGTCGTGTGGCGCGACGACCACCACGTCACGGCCCGCTACGCCCTCAGCCGCCGTGACCAGGTCTGGCGGATCCTCCGCGGGACCGGCGCCTTCGGCTGA
- the gatC gene encoding Asp-tRNA(Asn)/Glu-tRNA(Gln) amidotransferase subunit GatC has product MPETPGASISREQVAHLADLARIDLSDAELDHLAPQLSVILESIASIQGVAGDDVPPTSHALPMTNVFRDDVVVPGLTAEEALSGAPESEQQRFSVPRILGDEQ; this is encoded by the coding sequence ATGCCTGAGACCCCCGGAGCGTCCATCTCCCGGGAGCAGGTCGCCCACCTGGCCGACCTGGCCCGGATCGACCTCTCCGACGCCGAGCTCGACCACCTGGCGCCGCAGCTGAGCGTGATCCTCGAGTCGATCGCCTCGATCCAGGGCGTCGCCGGTGACGACGTCCCCCCGACCTCGCACGCCCTGCCGATGACCAACGTCTTCCGCGACGACGTCGTCGTGCCCGGCCTGACGGCCGAAGAGGCGCTGAGCGGGGCTCCGGAGTCGGAGCAGCAGCGGTTCAGCGTCCCGCGGATCCTGGGGGACGAGCAGTGA
- the gatA gene encoding Asp-tRNA(Asn)/Glu-tRNA(Gln) amidotransferase subunit GatA: protein MSDLTKSTAADLADAIAAREVSSVELTRAHLDRIAAVDPAVHAFLHVDTDGALAEAAASDARRSAGEPLSALDGVPIAVKDVLTTRGLPTTCGSKILEGWVPPYDATVVRRLREAGLPILGKTNMDEFAMGSSTEHSAYGPTRNPWDLDRIPGGSGGGSAAAVAAFEAPLAIGTDTGGSIRQPGAVTGTVGVKPTYGGVSRYGLVALANSLDQAGPVTRTVHDAALLHELIGGHDPLDSTSIDQPLPGLLDAVREGASGDLTGVRIGVVTELGGEGYQSGVLSRFRESVDLMVKAGAEVVEVSCPSFVHALATYYLILPAEASSNLAKFDAMRYGLRVVPEGDPSAEEVMRATRDAGFGDEVKRRIILGTYALSSGYYDAYYGQAQKVRTLITRDFDAAFGQVDVLVSPTAPTTAFKLGEKLDDPLAMYLNDLATIPANLSGVPGISVPSGLADEDGLPTGVQILAPALADDRVYRVGAALETLLNREWGGPLLDRAPTLEGTSA, encoded by the coding sequence GTGAGCGACCTGACGAAGAGCACCGCCGCCGACCTCGCCGACGCCATCGCGGCCCGCGAGGTCAGCAGCGTCGAGCTGACCCGTGCCCACCTCGACCGGATCGCCGCGGTCGACCCCGCCGTCCACGCGTTCCTCCACGTCGACACCGACGGGGCGCTCGCCGAGGCCGCCGCCTCCGACGCGCGACGCTCGGCGGGCGAGCCGCTGTCCGCGCTCGACGGGGTGCCGATCGCGGTCAAGGACGTGCTGACCACCCGGGGCCTGCCCACCACCTGCGGGTCGAAGATCCTCGAGGGCTGGGTGCCTCCCTACGACGCCACCGTCGTGCGCCGGCTCCGCGAGGCCGGGCTGCCGATCCTCGGCAAGACCAACATGGACGAGTTCGCGATGGGCTCCTCCACCGAGCACTCCGCCTACGGACCGACCCGCAACCCGTGGGACCTCGACCGGATCCCCGGCGGTTCCGGGGGCGGTTCGGCCGCCGCGGTGGCAGCGTTCGAGGCACCGCTGGCCATCGGCACCGACACCGGCGGCTCGATCCGGCAGCCGGGTGCGGTCACCGGCACGGTCGGCGTCAAGCCGACGTACGGCGGGGTGTCCCGCTACGGCCTCGTCGCGCTCGCCAACTCCCTCGACCAGGCCGGCCCGGTCACCCGCACGGTCCACGACGCCGCGCTGCTCCACGAGCTGATCGGCGGCCACGACCCGCTCGACTCGACCAGCATCGACCAGCCGCTGCCGGGGCTGCTCGACGCGGTCCGCGAGGGTGCCTCCGGCGACCTGACCGGCGTCCGGATCGGGGTCGTGACGGAGCTGGGTGGCGAGGGCTACCAGTCCGGCGTGCTCAGCCGCTTCCGCGAGTCGGTCGACCTGATGGTCAAGGCCGGAGCCGAGGTGGTCGAGGTGTCGTGCCCGAGCTTCGTGCACGCGCTGGCCACCTACTACCTGATCCTCCCGGCCGAGGCGTCGAGCAACCTCGCGAAGTTCGACGCCATGCGCTACGGCCTCCGGGTCGTGCCCGAGGGCGACCCGAGCGCCGAGGAGGTGATGCGGGCTACCCGTGACGCCGGGTTCGGCGACGAGGTGAAGCGACGCATCATCCTCGGCACGTACGCCCTCTCCAGCGGCTACTACGACGCCTACTACGGCCAGGCGCAGAAGGTCCGCACCCTCATCACCCGGGACTTCGACGCGGCCTTCGGTCAGGTCGACGTGCTGGTGTCGCCGACGGCGCCGACGACGGCGTTCAAGCTGGGTGAGAAGCTCGACGACCCGCTGGCGATGTACCTCAACGACCTCGCCACCATCCCCGCCAACCTCTCCGGCGTCCCCGGCATCTCGGTGCCGAGCGGTCTCGCCGACGAGGACGGCCTGCCGACCGGCGTCCAGATCCTCGCGCCCGCGCTCGCCGACGACCGGGTCTACCGGGTCGGTGCCGCGCTCGAGACGCTGCTCAACCGTGAGTGGGGCGGGCCGCTGCTCGACCGCGCCCCGACCCTGGAAGGAACCTCGGCATGA
- the gatB gene encoding Asp-tRNA(Asn)/Glu-tRNA(Gln) amidotransferase subunit GatB translates to MTSASGTATLLPFEEALEKFDPALGLEVHVELNTNTKMFCGCPAVFGGDPNTQVCPTCLGLPGAMPVVNRVAVESAIRIGLALNCSIAEWCRFARKNYFYPDMPKNFQTSQYDEPIAFEGWMDVDVDGETFRVEIERAHMEEDTGKSLHVGGSTGRIHGADHSLVDYNRAGIPLIEIVTKPITGAGEKAPAVARAYVAQLRDLIVALGVSEARMDQGNLRADVNLSLAPKGSGVLGTRTETKNVNSFRSVERAVRYEMQRHAAILDAGGSITQETRHWHEDTGVTTSGREKSDAEDYRYFPEPDLVPVAPSREWVEELRGTLPENPTARRARLQAEWGFSDLEMRDTVGAGALGLVEETVAAGVVPQAARKWWLSELARRANEQGTDVASLGVSPADVAGVQALVDAGTINDKLARQVFEGLYAGEGTPEEIVAARGLAIVSDDGALGAAVDNAIAANPDVAQKIRDGKVAAAGALIGAVMKEMRGQADAGRVRELVLERLS, encoded by the coding sequence ATGACGTCTGCGTCCGGGACCGCGACCCTCCTCCCCTTCGAGGAGGCGCTCGAGAAGTTCGACCCCGCCCTCGGCCTCGAGGTCCACGTCGAGCTCAACACCAACACCAAGATGTTCTGCGGCTGCCCGGCCGTCTTCGGCGGCGACCCGAACACCCAGGTCTGCCCCACCTGCCTCGGCCTGCCCGGCGCGATGCCCGTGGTTAACCGGGTGGCGGTGGAGTCGGCGATCCGGATCGGCCTCGCGCTCAACTGCTCCATCGCCGAGTGGTGCCGCTTCGCCCGGAAGAACTACTTCTACCCGGACATGCCGAAGAACTTCCAGACCTCCCAGTACGACGAGCCGATCGCGTTCGAGGGCTGGATGGACGTCGACGTGGACGGCGAGACCTTCCGCGTGGAGATCGAGCGCGCCCACATGGAGGAGGACACCGGCAAGTCGCTGCACGTCGGCGGCTCCACCGGCCGGATCCACGGCGCCGACCACTCGCTCGTCGACTACAACCGGGCCGGCATCCCCCTGATCGAGATCGTCACCAAGCCGATCACCGGCGCGGGGGAGAAGGCGCCGGCGGTGGCGCGCGCCTACGTCGCGCAGCTGCGCGACCTGATCGTCGCGCTCGGTGTCTCCGAGGCCCGGATGGACCAGGGCAACCTGCGTGCTGACGTGAACCTCTCGCTGGCGCCGAAGGGCTCGGGAGTGCTCGGCACCCGCACCGAGACCAAGAACGTCAACTCGTTCCGCTCCGTCGAGCGGGCGGTGCGCTACGAGATGCAGCGGCACGCCGCGATCCTGGACGCCGGAGGCTCCATCACCCAGGAGACCCGCCACTGGCACGAGGACACCGGGGTCACCACGAGCGGCCGCGAGAAGTCCGACGCCGAGGACTACCGCTACTTCCCCGAGCCCGACCTGGTGCCGGTGGCGCCGTCACGCGAGTGGGTCGAGGAGCTGCGCGGGACGCTGCCGGAGAACCCGACCGCGCGACGGGCCCGGCTGCAGGCCGAGTGGGGCTTCTCCGACCTCGAGATGCGCGACACCGTCGGTGCGGGCGCGCTCGGGCTGGTCGAGGAGACCGTCGCTGCCGGCGTCGTACCGCAGGCGGCGCGCAAGTGGTGGCTCTCCGAGCTCGCCCGCCGCGCCAACGAGCAGGGCACCGACGTGGCCTCCCTCGGGGTCTCGCCCGCGGACGTCGCGGGGGTCCAGGCGCTGGTCGACGCCGGCACCATCAACGACAAGCTGGCCCGCCAGGTCTTCGAGGGGCTGTACGCCGGCGAGGGCACGCCTGAGGAGATCGTCGCGGCCCGCGGGCTGGCGATCGTCTCCGACGACGGCGCGCTGGGTGCGGCCGTCGACAACGCGATCGCCGCCAACCCGGACGTCGCGCAGAAGATCCGCGACGGCAAGGTTGCGGCGGCCGGTGCGCTGATCGGCGCGGTCATGAAGGAGATGCGCGGCCAGGCCGACGCCGGGCGGGTCCGCGAGCTGGTCCTGGAGCGGCTTTCCTGA